From Fundulus heteroclitus isolate FHET01 chromosome 14, MU-UCD_Fhet_4.1, whole genome shotgun sequence, the proteins below share one genomic window:
- the tnfsf12 gene encoding tumor necrosis factor ligand superfamily member 12, with protein sequence MQRILQRRRVRKLRVVWASLALVALSLAACSALFTAWTWRQTRDLSQSFQILQDRLEQVNTQRKAIVQLILEKRELLLERVKRDGGSVRGRNGNGRKAASHFEITKLSSQQVGEGGVIKGWEERTLNMSKAVRYNKDEGTFIVERAGVYFLFCQVLFNEQQSQYVKLDVVTNGPRPQKLQCMEGYGTTPSAGPHSFHFVKPCQVSGLLRLEKGAELQAKTGPSFSLHPVANHVFSIFKVN encoded by the exons ATGCAGCGGATTCTGCAGAGGAGGCGAGTGCGCAAGCTGCGGGTCGTCTGGGCTTCCTTGGCCCTGGTAGCTCTGTCCCTGGCCGCCTGCAGCGCGCTGTTCACGGCGTGGACCTGGCGGCAGACGCGGGACCTGTCTCAGTCCTTCCAGATCCTGCAGGACCGACTCGAGCAG GTCAACACGCAGAGGAAGGCGATTGTTCAGCTCATTCTGGAGAAGAGAGAGCTGCTCCTGGAGCGAGTCAAGCGAGATG GGGGCTCGGTGCGAGGGAGAAATGGCAATGGAAGGAAAGCGGCGTCTCATTTCGAGA TAACCAAGCTGTCCTCTCAGCAAG TCGGAGAAGGCGGCGTGATAAAAGGCTGGGAGGAGAGGACGCTGAATATGAGTAAAGCGGTGAGGTACAACAAGGATGAAGGTACCTTCATCGTGGAGAGAGCGGGGGTCTACTTCCTGTTCTGTCAG GTGTTGTTCAACGAACAGCAGTCTCAATATGTGAAGCTGGACGTGGTGACCAACGGACCCCGGCCACAGAAGCTGCAGTGCATGGAGGGCTACGGGACAACACCCTCTGCAGGGCCGCACTCCTTCCACTTCGTGAAGCCCTGCCAGGTGTCTGGCCTCCTGCGGCTGGAGAAAGGCGCGGAGCTCCAGGCCAAGACGGGCCCCTCCTTCAGTCTCCACCCAGTGGCCAATCACGTCTTCAGCATCTTTAAAGTCAACTGA